Below is a genomic region from Vitis riparia cultivar Riparia Gloire de Montpellier isolate 1030 chromosome 5, EGFV_Vit.rip_1.0, whole genome shotgun sequence.
tttgccaaatttttcaatttttttaatatttttattcgtaattaattagtacattttttaaatcttgaaagaATTAGcaaattttcatagaattaatttagtttagttaatttattaacttaatgaacaatattagtagtttgccaaatttttcaattttttttaatattttcattcgtaattaattaggacattttttaaatcttgaaagaattagcaaattttcttagaattaatttagtttagttaatttattaacttaattaacaatattttcccaaaattttcaatttttttatattttcattcgtaattaattagtacatttttaaatcttgaatgaattagtatatttttatagaattaatttagtttagttaatttattaacttaattaacaatattagtagtttgccaattttttcaattttttttaatattttcattcgttaatattagtacattttttaaatcttgaaagaattaacaaattttcatagaattaatttaatttagttaatttattaacttaatgaacaatattattagtttgccaaatttttcaattttttttaatattttcattcgtaattaattagtacattttttaaatcttgaaagaattagcaaattttcttagaattaatttagtttagttaatttattaacttaattaacaatattttcctaaaattttcaattttttttatattttcatttgtaattaattagtacattttttaaatcttgaatgaattagtatatttttatagaattaatttagtttagttaatttattaacttaattaacaatattagtagcttcccaattttttcaatttttttttatattttcattcgtaattaattagtacactttttaaatcttgaatcaattagtatattttcatagaattaatttagtttagttaatttattaacttaatgaacaatattattagtttgccaaatttttcaatttttttaatattttcattcgtaattaattagtacattttttaaatcttgaaagaattagcaaattttcttagaattaatttagtttagttaatttattaacttaattaacaatattttcctaaaattttcaattttttttatattttcatttgtaattaattagtacattttttaaatcttgaatgaattagtatatttttatagaattaatttagtttagttaatttattaactcaattaacaatattagtagcttcccaatttttgcaatttttttatattttcattcgtaattaattagtacactttttaaatcttgaatcaattagtatattttcatagaattaatttagtttagttaatttattaacttaattaacaatattagtagcttcccaattttttcaatttttttatattttcattcgtaattaattaatacatttGTAATAAGTTTGATTGACATGATTACTATATTTgcaataagtttatttttaattacttgtttaatttaaaattttattcaattgtaatgaaataatatattttcaatagagttGCAATGGCTAGTGGAAGTGGAGGTGGAGAtagaggtggaggtggaggtagAGGTACAGGTGGAGATGGAGGTGGTGGGAGTGGCACATTCGGCCGAGATTTAgcttggaagtattgttcaCCATTAGAGGGAAACCGAAATGggacaatttgtaatttttgtgggCTGGTGATGAAGAGTGGAGGCATTAGTCGATTCAAGTATCATTTAGCGCATAGAGACCCGAATAACAATACCAAAAAGTGTCTTTCAGTGCCACCCGAAGTGAAAAAAGAGATACGAGAGATGTTGCATGAAAAAagtaaagcaaaagaaaagaaagctaTGGATATTGAAGAGATCAGAGATCAATTACGTGGCACTATGGGGGCTAGGCATACACATGACatggatgaggatgatgatgatgatgaagatgaagaagtgtACATGTATCCAGCAAATATGGACCCGGATGAGCGGGATGCTTATCGAGAAGCGATTCGTGCATCGAAGGCAACAGAATGGGAGAGACAACAACATGAAAATCTTGTAGGAAGCAAGCGTAAAACAGGGGAGTCGTCACGACGTAGTGGTGCACCGATAATGCGGAAATCTCAAAGTATGCGACATTCAGACCCATCACCACCTATTGCACCCTCACTCTACAAGTCTTCTAAGgcaaagcaaaaaaatattaaagatatgtTAAAGGGTGGTTCAATTAAAGAAACGATGGGACGCTTAGtaagcaaattcttcatttatgatagTGTCGCGCCCAATAAAGCAAACTCTCaccacttcaagaatatgattattggtgcacaacaagcaggtaatttttaagttctcaaattttatattgttttataccTTCAGTAGGTGTGGTCTTTTATgtcatgttttaaatatttcttacataTGATTTGTAGGAATGGGAatcgaacctccatctccatatgaaataaagaataagtacttggaaatggagtacaaagatatggaagcttatgtgaaccagcaaagagaaaaatggaagacatatggtTGCACCATAATGTCAGATGGATGGACAGGGCCCACGAGATTaagcataattaatttcatggtttattcaAAAGGGAGTACAGTGTTCCTCAAGTCAGTTGATGCATCCAACAGTATTAAAGACCACAAATACATATACAAGCTATTGAAGAATGTTATCAAAGAAGTCGGGGTAGAtaatgtggtccaaattgtcacagataaCGGGTCAGCATTCGTGAAAGCAGGGAAGTTGTTGATGAAAAAGTTTAACTTATATTGGACCCCATGTGCGGCACACTGCATCGACTTAATGTTTGAAGACATTGGGAAAAGACCTAGTACTGCCGAGGTAATACGTAATGCTCGcaagataactaacttcatttacaatcattGTTGGTTACTTGCAGAAATGAGAAAGTActgtggtggagacattgttcgaccaggagctacaaggtttgctacAAACTATATTGCTCTTGAAAGTCTTCTTAAAAAAAGGGCtgatttgaagaaattgtttatgagtgatgaatggGCACTACACAAGCTTAGTCGGACAAACATTGGACGAGATATAGAGAAACTAATGTTTGATCATCCGTATTGGGATAGAATGAAACATGTTGTTTCATACTTTGAACCACTATATGTGGTGCTTCGAATCATTGATTCAGAAGTTGTTCCAACAATGCCGTTTGTGTACGAGCTTATGCAAGTGATGAAAGAAAATCTCAATCGTCAACAAGTTGGCGATTGGATCTTCAAAATACTTAAAGATCGTtgggagaaaacactaaaacatccacttcatgcagcaggtacttaattttcatcaattgttactttattttatttcattttctcttacaCAATACTAAATctacataattttattgtagcatacttcttgaatccaaggtttcaatataggcgtggagttggtagtgatccaTATTTAATTCAATCAGTCCATGAAGTATTTGCTAAATTAGACCCAAATGCTGAATCGgttggtcaatttggaaatgaggtaaataaGAAACTCTTATTTTACTAAAATCTCTTATttcattcatcattttatttgaacatttactaacaaatattattaacaatttaaattatgaatacaTAGCTTGTGCTTTTTCGAGATGCAAAGAGAGGATTCAGTGATCGAGCGGCGATTGCatcaaggtcaaccatggtgcccgGTAAGTACTATTtcttaatagagaaaaaaaattgattatcattattgtaagTTCAtcacataagtatttatataattatgaattcccttgcagctgaatggtggttcatgtatgggaaccaaacacctacattgagaaATTTGGCCATTaaagttctctcacaaactgcgtcatcttctgcttgtgaaagaaattggagcacatttgCTTTAATCCACACAAAGCAACGCAATCGTTTGGCTTACTCCAGACTACAGCAATTAGTTTTCTGTTACTACAATATGAAGCTAAAGTTACGCGATATGgaggcagaaaatgatcgagttgctGAGAAAGACtaccttgatcttcttgacatttcagccgaggtgggtgaagaagaagagaatcaGTTATTCCAATGGGTCAGGCCTATACACTTAGATGATGAAGTTGGTAATCCTGATCCACGAATTGCTgctcatgctcgagaatttggagttgatgttgaacgtgtgttgtccgaagaagttcacagtgaaagttttagcaaagatac
It encodes:
- the LOC117915286 gene encoding uncharacterized protein LOC117915286 — protein: MGIEPPSPYEIKNKYLEMEYKDMEAYVNQQREKWKTYGCTIMSDGWTGPTRLSIINFMVYSKGSTVFLKSVDASNSIKDHKYIYKLLKNVIKEVGVDNVVQIVTDNGSAFVKAGKLLMKKFNLYWTPCAAHCIDLMFEDIGKRPSTAEVIRNARKITNFIYNHCWLLAEMRKYCGGDIVRPGATRFATNYIALESLLKKRADLKKLFMSDEWALHKLSRTNIGRDIEKLMFDHPYWDRMKHVVSYFEPLYVVLRIIDSEVVPTMPFVYELMQVMKENLNRQQVGDWIFKILKDRWEKTLKHPLHAAAYFLNPRFQYRRGVGSDPYLIQSVHEVFAKLDPNAESVGQFGNELVLFRDAKRGFSDRAAIASRSTMVPAEWWFMYGNQTPTLRNLAIKVELMMEVIKQEEILGNANKVNIQ